The following coding sequences are from one Wenzhouxiangella sp. AB-CW3 window:
- the katG gene encoding catalase/peroxidase HPI: protein MANQGKCPVMHGGHTATGSSNMEWWPENLNLDILHQHDAKTDPLGEDFDYREEVKKLDVDALKKDLAELMTDNQDWWPADWGHYGGLMIRMAWHAAGTYRVADGRGGGGTGNQRFAPINSWPDNANLDKARRLLWPIKKKYGNKLSWADLLILAGNVAYESMGFETYGFSFGREDIWHPEKDIYWGAEKEWLAPSDERYGDVENPATMENPLAAVQMGLIYVNPEGVNGEPDPIKTGAQVRETFARMAMNDEETVALTAGGHTVGKCHGNGDADNLGPEPEAADVEEQGLGWNNKVSRGVGRDTVTSGIEGAWTTHPTKWDNGYFHLLLNYEWELVKSPAGAWQWEPVDIKEEDKPVDVEDPSIRLNPIMTDADMSMKMDPEYRKISERFYKDPEYFDEVFARAWFKLTHRDMGPKTRYIGPEAPTEDLIWQDPVPAGKADYDVDAVKAKIAEAGLSISEMVSTAWDSARTFRGSDNRGGANGARIRLAPQKDWEGNEPERLAKVLKAYEQIAADTGASIADVIVLGGNVGLEQAIKAAGYSVSVPFAPGRGDAIEEQTDADSFQYLEPLADGFRNWQKKDYVVKPEEMMLDRAQLMGLTAPEMTALIGGMRVLGANHGGSKHGVFTDREGQLTNDFFVNLTDMSYKWEPKGSNLYEIQDRKSGQTKWTATRVDLVFGSNSILRSYAEHYAQDDNQEKFVKDFVAAWTKVMNADRFDLA, encoded by the coding sequence ATGGCGAACCAAGGCAAGTGCCCGGTCATGCACGGTGGGCACACCGCGACCGGCAGCTCGAACATGGAGTGGTGGCCCGAGAACCTGAACCTGGACATCCTGCATCAACACGATGCCAAGACCGACCCGCTTGGAGAGGACTTCGATTACCGCGAGGAAGTCAAGAAGCTGGACGTCGATGCCCTCAAGAAGGATCTGGCCGAACTGATGACCGATAACCAGGACTGGTGGCCGGCCGACTGGGGTCACTACGGCGGTTTGATGATTCGCATGGCATGGCACGCCGCCGGCACCTACCGCGTGGCCGACGGCCGCGGCGGTGGCGGTACCGGTAACCAGCGTTTCGCGCCGATCAACAGCTGGCCGGACAATGCCAACCTGGACAAGGCCCGGCGCCTGCTGTGGCCGATCAAGAAGAAGTACGGCAACAAGCTGTCTTGGGCCGATCTTCTGATTCTGGCCGGCAACGTCGCCTACGAGTCCATGGGCTTCGAGACCTATGGTTTTTCCTTCGGTCGTGAAGACATCTGGCACCCGGAAAAGGACATCTACTGGGGTGCGGAAAAGGAGTGGCTGGCGCCCTCCGATGAACGCTATGGCGATGTCGAAAACCCGGCGACGATGGAAAACCCGCTGGCCGCTGTCCAGATGGGCCTGATCTATGTCAATCCCGAAGGTGTCAACGGCGAACCGGATCCGATCAAGACCGGTGCCCAGGTTCGAGAAACCTTCGCGCGCATGGCCATGAACGACGAAGAAACCGTGGCGCTGACCGCCGGTGGCCATACCGTGGGCAAATGCCACGGCAATGGCGATGCCGACAACCTCGGCCCCGAGCCGGAGGCCGCTGACGTCGAGGAGCAGGGCCTGGGCTGGAACAACAAGGTCAGCCGCGGTGTGGGCCGAGATACCGTGACCAGCGGTATCGAAGGGGCCTGGACCACCCACCCGACCAAGTGGGACAACGGCTACTTCCACCTGCTGCTCAACTACGAGTGGGAGCTGGTAAAAAGCCCGGCGGGTGCCTGGCAGTGGGAGCCGGTCGACATCAAGGAAGAAGACAAGCCGGTCGATGTCGAAGATCCCTCGATCCGTCTCAACCCGATCATGACCGACGCGGACATGTCGATGAAGATGGATCCGGAGTATCGCAAGATCTCGGAACGCTTCTACAAGGATCCGGAATACTTCGATGAAGTCTTTGCCCGTGCCTGGTTCAAGCTGACCCATCGTGACATGGGCCCGAAGACGCGCTACATCGGACCGGAGGCGCCGACCGAAGACCTGATCTGGCAGGATCCGGTGCCGGCCGGCAAGGCCGATTACGACGTCGACGCGGTCAAGGCGAAGATTGCCGAAGCCGGCCTGTCGATCAGTGAAATGGTCAGTACGGCCTGGGACAGCGCCCGGACTTTCCGTGGCTCGGACAATCGTGGTGGCGCCAATGGCGCGCGTATCCGCCTGGCGCCGCAGAAGGACTGGGAAGGCAACGAGCCCGAGCGTCTGGCCAAGGTGCTGAAGGCCTACGAGCAGATCGCAGCCGATACCGGCGCCAGCATTGCCGACGTCATCGTGCTCGGCGGCAACGTGGGTCTGGAGCAGGCGATCAAGGCAGCGGGCTACAGCGTCAGCGTGCCGTTCGCCCCGGGCCGTGGCGATGCCATCGAAGAGCAGACCGATGCCGACTCCTTCCAGTACCTGGAGCCGCTGGCCGATGGCTTCCGCAACTGGCAGAAGAAGGACTATGTGGTCAAGCCTGAAGAGATGATGCTCGACCGGGCCCAGCTCATGGGTCTGACCGCACCGGAAATGACCGCCCTGATCGGCGGCATGCGGGTGCTGGGTGCCAATCACGGTGGCAGCAAGCACGGTGTGTTCACCGATCGTGAAGGGCAGTTGACCAATGACTTCTTCGTCAACCTGACCGACATGTCGTACAAGTGGGAGCCCAAGGGCAGCAACCTGTACGAGATCCAGGATCGCAAGAGCGGCCAGACCAAGTGGACGGCTACCCGCGTCGACCTGGTGTTCGGTTCGAACTCCATCCTGCGTTCCTACGCCGAGCACTACGCGCAGGACGACAACCAGGAAAAGTTCGTGAAGGACTTCGTGGCCGCCTGGACCAAGGTGATGAACGCCGATCGATTCGATCTGGCCTGA
- the hutH gene encoding histidine ammonia-lyase, with product MNDMIRIEGLDRRLDQRLQRLSSDPSTVERSRAIVDKALGSGHAIYGVNTGFGALASKRIDDDQLGQLQRNLLLSHACGTGDPVPIEITRLMLQLKAHALGLGNSGISLPIFRQLLKFCELDILPFIPSRGSVGASGDLAPLAHMSLPLIGKGQCWNAERTGPEPAAETLVRHGLKPVEPGAKDGLALINGTQLMSSYGAFVLHRALHLIRAADILGAMSLEALQGSAAPFDERVHAVRPHPGQIRVAANMRQLLVESEILESHRHCGKVQDPYCLRCMPQVHGASRDALAHATEVVEREINSVTDNPLVFDNGDIVSAGNFHGQPLALALDYAAIALSELASISERRTYLLLEGHDGLPKLLMADTGINSGFMIPQYTAAALVSENKVLCHPASVDSIPTSLGQEDHVSMGSISALKLLNVLHNVERVMAVEMLTAAQALDFRKPLKPGKGVLVAHEFVRDHVNHADEDYEVGADIDTCTRLLRSGELARTVQSTITTLD from the coding sequence ATGAACGACATGATTCGCATTGAAGGCCTTGACCGCCGACTCGACCAACGCCTGCAGAGATTGAGTAGTGACCCCTCGACTGTCGAACGGTCGCGAGCTATCGTGGACAAGGCGCTGGGAAGTGGCCATGCCATCTATGGCGTCAATACCGGTTTTGGTGCGCTGGCCAGCAAGCGCATTGATGACGACCAGCTAGGGCAGTTGCAACGCAACCTGCTGCTCAGCCATGCCTGTGGCACGGGAGATCCCGTACCGATAGAGATCACGCGGCTGATGCTCCAGCTTAAGGCTCACGCCTTGGGTCTCGGTAATTCAGGCATTTCCTTGCCGATCTTCCGGCAGCTTCTGAAGTTCTGCGAGCTCGATATCCTGCCTTTCATCCCCAGCCGCGGCAGCGTGGGGGCATCCGGCGATCTGGCGCCGCTGGCCCACATGAGCCTGCCGTTGATCGGCAAGGGCCAATGCTGGAATGCCGAACGAACAGGTCCCGAGCCCGCTGCCGAAACCCTGGTCCGGCATGGCCTGAAGCCGGTCGAGCCCGGGGCAAAAGACGGGCTGGCCCTGATCAATGGCACCCAGTTGATGTCGTCCTACGGTGCATTTGTCCTACACCGCGCCCTGCACCTGATCCGCGCCGCCGACATTCTCGGCGCGATGAGCCTGGAAGCCCTGCAGGGCTCGGCCGCACCCTTCGACGAGCGCGTGCATGCTGTGCGACCGCATCCCGGCCAGATCAGGGTGGCGGCCAACATGCGCCAGCTGCTCGTCGAAAGCGAGATCCTCGAGTCCCACCGCCACTGCGGCAAGGTCCAGGACCCATACTGCCTGCGCTGCATGCCGCAGGTCCATGGCGCCAGTCGTGATGCACTGGCCCATGCCACCGAGGTGGTCGAGCGCGAGATCAATTCGGTCACCGACAACCCGCTGGTGTTCGACAATGGCGATATCGTCTCGGCCGGCAACTTCCATGGTCAGCCACTGGCACTGGCGCTGGACTATGCCGCCATCGCGCTGTCGGAGCTGGCCTCTATCTCCGAGCGGCGTACCTATCTGCTGCTGGAAGGCCACGACGGACTGCCCAAGCTGCTGATGGCCGACACCGGCATCAATTCGGGTTTCATGATCCCGCAGTACACGGCTGCCGCGCTGGTCAGCGAGAACAAGGTGCTCTGCCACCCGGCCAGCGTCGACTCGATTCCGACCTCGCTGGGCCAGGAAGACCATGTCTCCATGGGCTCGATCAGCGCGCTCAAGCTGCTGAATGTGCTGCACAACGTCGAGCGTGTCATGGCCGTGGAAATGCTCACCGCCGCCCAGGCACTGGATTTCAGAAAGCCTCTGAAGCCGGGCAAGGGGGTGCTTGTCGCCCACGAGTTCGTCCGCGACCATGTCAACCACGCCGACGAAGACTACGAAGTCGGCGCCGACATAGACACCTGCACCCGCCTGCTGCGCTCCGGCGAACTGGCCCGGACTGTTCAGTCCACGATTACGACGCTCGACTGA
- the hutI gene encoding imidazolonepropionase gives MNLLKNISMLYRVPAEGGHDEVDAIADAVVAWEGDTIRFAGPAAELPSEFSDAEPFDAGGRCVVPGLIDCHTHLCFGGWRGDEFAARLEGASYQDIQAAGGGINSTVNATRAASKDELTGKAGAALADMARLGVTTVEAKSGYGLNRDDEIKQLEVYRALDAVQPLDIVPTFLGAHLVPAEYRDRRDEYLALLCQDIIPEVAERKLARFCDVFIEDNAFTLDEGRRILETAKAHGLGLKIHADQLSAGGGAGLAAELGAVSAEHLEYATDRDIAAMASAGTVAVSLPIASLYLREPFLPARTWIAAGARVAVATDFNPGSAPSYHLHMAMTLAAVHQRMSPSEVLRGVTSHAARAIGLQHSHGSLQPGYRADLAIIDAPDINHWLYHFRPNACRATLKDGNWVAGEFSPPG, from the coding sequence ATGAACTTACTGAAAAACATCTCGATGCTGTATCGCGTGCCCGCCGAGGGTGGGCATGATGAGGTTGACGCGATCGCCGATGCGGTGGTGGCCTGGGAGGGCGATACGATTCGCTTTGCCGGACCTGCTGCCGAGCTGCCGTCCGAGTTTTCCGATGCCGAACCGTTCGACGCCGGCGGGCGCTGCGTGGTGCCGGGGCTGATCGACTGCCATACGCACTTGTGCTTCGGCGGCTGGCGCGGCGACGAATTTGCCGCCCGGCTCGAGGGGGCCAGCTACCAGGACATCCAGGCCGCCGGTGGCGGCATCAACTCCACCGTCAACGCCACGCGTGCAGCCAGCAAGGACGAACTGACCGGCAAGGCAGGCGCTGCCCTGGCCGACATGGCCCGCCTGGGCGTGACCACGGTCGAGGCCAAGTCAGGCTACGGCCTGAATCGAGATGACGAGATCAAGCAACTCGAGGTCTACCGGGCACTCGATGCAGTGCAACCGCTGGATATCGTACCGACCTTTCTCGGCGCCCACCTGGTGCCGGCGGAGTACCGCGACAGACGAGACGAGTACCTCGCCCTGCTATGCCAGGACATCATTCCGGAGGTCGCCGAACGCAAGCTGGCCCGCTTCTGCGACGTGTTCATAGAGGACAACGCCTTCACCCTGGATGAAGGGCGCAGAATCCTGGAGACGGCGAAAGCGCACGGCCTGGGTCTGAAGATTCACGCCGACCAGCTCTCCGCCGGGGGTGGCGCCGGACTGGCCGCGGAGCTGGGTGCGGTATCGGCCGAACATCTGGAATATGCCACTGATCGCGATATCGCCGCCATGGCGAGTGCCGGCACGGTGGCTGTCAGCCTGCCCATCGCATCGCTTTATCTTCGCGAACCGTTTCTGCCGGCAAGGACATGGATAGCGGCTGGCGCGCGCGTGGCAGTGGCTACCGACTTCAATCCCGGTTCAGCGCCCAGCTACCACCTGCATATGGCCATGACCCTGGCGGCGGTACACCAGCGTATGAGCCCGAGTGAAGTCCTGAGGGGGGTGACCAGTCATGCTGCTCGCGCCATCGGCCTGCAACACAGCCACGGCAGCCTGCAACCGGGCTATCGCGCCGATCTGGCGATCATTGACGCGCCCGACATCAACCACTGGCTGTACCACTTCCGGCCCAATGCCTGCCGGGCCACACTAAAGGACGGAAACTGGGTTGCGGGAGAGTTCAGCCCCCCGGGCTGA
- a CDS encoding sigma-70 family RNA polymerase sigma factor, which translates to MNTDADSTQPSSAPGPAGDLDKILQQYSSGDEAAVHELLPLVYDELRALAGRQLARQRHGHTLQPTALINEAYLRLAGQDEQHWEDRRHFLLVASTVMRHVLVDYARRRGATKRPQGHQQLDIEISDPGEDFGGDLIALDQVLCQLAEIDPRQARIVELRYFAGLSMEDTAETLDISRSTVVREWRMARAWLKRQLG; encoded by the coding sequence ATGAACACCGACGCTGACAGCACGCAGCCCTCCTCTGCTCCCGGCCCGGCGGGCGATCTGGACAAAATACTTCAGCAGTATTCCTCCGGCGATGAGGCTGCCGTTCACGAGTTGCTGCCGCTGGTATATGACGAACTGCGGGCCCTGGCCGGACGCCAGCTGGCCCGGCAGCGCCACGGCCATACCCTGCAGCCCACCGCCCTGATCAACGAGGCCTACCTGCGACTGGCCGGTCAGGACGAGCAGCACTGGGAAGACCGGCGGCATTTTCTGCTGGTGGCCTCCACGGTCATGCGTCACGTACTGGTCGATTATGCCCGTCGCCGTGGCGCCACCAAGCGTCCCCAGGGCCATCAGCAGCTCGATATCGAGATCTCGGACCCCGGCGAGGACTTCGGTGGTGATCTGATTGCCCTGGACCAGGTCCTTTGCCAACTCGCCGAGATCGACCCACGCCAGGCCCGGATCGTTGAACTGCGCTATTTCGCGGGGCTGAGCATGGAGGATACCGCCGAAACCCTGGATATCTCACGGTCCACGGTGGTCCGGGA